A part of Biomphalaria glabrata chromosome 3, xgBioGlab47.1, whole genome shotgun sequence genomic DNA contains:
- the LOC106055431 gene encoding ADP-ribosylation factor-like protein 2, with the protein MGLLTILKKMKQKEKEVRILMLGLDNAGKTTILKKFNGEDIDTISPTLGFNIKTLEHRGFKLNIWDVGGQKSLRSYWRNYFESTDALIWVVDSADRMRLSDCKKELHSLLVEERLAGATLLVFANKQDLPGSLTAREIREALDLDSIKTHHWLIQDCSAVTGANLLNGMDWVVNDIASRIFTMD; encoded by the exons ATGGGATTGCTCACAATTCTGAAAAAGATGAAGCAAAAAGAGAAGGAAGTTAGGATTCTGATGCT AGGACTGGATAATGCTGGCAAGACAACTATCTTAAAGAAGTTCAATGGTGAAGATATTGATACAATTTCTCCGACCCTTGGTTTCAATATTAAAACCTTAGAGCACAGAGG atttaaACTTAACATTTGGGATGTAGGAGGTCAAAAGTCATTACGTTCATACTGGAGAAACTATTTTGAAAGTACAGATGCTCTGATATGGGTTGTAGACAGTGCCGACAGAATGAGGTTAAGTGATTGTAAGAAGGAACTTCACAGCTTACTTGTTGAAGAG AGACTTGCCGGGGCCACACTTCTAGTTTTTGCTAACAAACAGGATCTACCTGGTTCTCTGACTGCTAGAGAAATTAGAGAg GCTTTAGATTTGGACTCCATCAAAACTCATCACTGGCTGATTCAAGACTGTAGCGCTGTTACTGGAGCCAATTTACTGAATGGAATGGACTGGGTCGTGAATGATATTGCTTCCAGGATATTTACTATGGATTAA
- the LOC106055430 gene encoding uncharacterized protein LOC106055430: MPVASPCSEIWKLKLDHPFNTMALAVIFRASGWSLILGCEDGLVRIHDLSAKHLDNKPKTVLETKSGPIQALTVYDVTRFYHNDLIVCDSCGMLTVFCNKQILSRQSLSSDSLICCTVVEENGGSPVIVCSNDSGVITGVQPTEELWRINLNSLSNKNPSTLVRISCMLVVYLTDSTGNRKQYLLAADNAKRIHVISNGTIVNSLVAPVNITAMCQGRFIPSNKLSLASSPTLSTDGEQVALGSSSGSVYILHNFNITLDDYVNTKSPITSLCTLPQSDHSTDLLLCAGHFSSLHLYRDGQLFYEYLTSDWVNNIATADIDDDGVLEVIIGCMDKTVVALKV, from the exons atgccAGTTGCTTCTCCCTGTAGTGAAATATGGAAGTTGAAACTAGATCATCCTTTTAATACAATGGCATTGGCTGTGATTTTTAG AGCCAGTGGATGGAGCTTAATACTAGGTTGTGAAGATGGCTTGGTCAGGATACATGATTTGTCTGCTAAACATCTTGATAATAAGCCAAAG ACAGTCTTGGAAACCAAAAGCGGCCCCATCCAGGCTTTGACAGTGTATGATGTGACAAGGTTCTACCATAATGACCTAATTGTCTGTGACTCATGTGGCATGCTGACAGTCTTCTGTAACAAGCAAATTCTCTCTCGGCAATCATTATCTTCTGACAGTCTAATTTGTTGTACAGTGGTAGAAGAAAATG GTGGGAGTCCAGTAATTGTGTGCTCCAATGACTCTGGGGTTATTACAGGAGTTCAGCCCACTGAAGAGCTCTGGAGAATCAATCTAAATAGTTTATCCAATAAg AATCCATCAACATTAGTCAGAATCTCATGTATGCTAGTTGTGTATCTGACAGACTCAACAGGCAACAGGAAACAGTATTTGTTAGCAGCTGACAATGCTAAAAGAATTCATGTGATAAGTAATGGAACCATAGTCAATTCTTTAGTTGCACCAGTTAATATTACTGCA ATGTGTCAAGGCAGATTTATTCCATCCAATAAACTCAGTTTAGCCTCAAGCCCAACACTTTCTACAGATGGTGAGCAAGTTGCCTTAGGATCAAGCAGTGGTTCCGTTTACATTTTACATAACTTTAAT ATAACTCTGGATGACTATGTTAACACCAAAAGTCCCATAACTAGCTTGTGCACATTACCTCAGTCTGACCACAGCACTGATCTTCTTTTATGTGCTGGACATTTCAGTTCACTACATTTATATCGTGATGGCCAG CTTTTTTATGAATACCTAACAAGTGATTGGGTCAACAATATAGCTACAGCTGACATAGATGATGATGGTGTACTTGAAGTTATTATTGGATGTATGGACAAGACAGTTGTGGCTTTGAAAGTTTAA